In Ovis canadensis isolate MfBH-ARS-UI-01 breed Bighorn chromosome 3, ARS-UI_OviCan_v2, whole genome shotgun sequence, one DNA window encodes the following:
- the ODF2 gene encoding outer dense fiber protein 2 isoform X5: MKDRSSTPPLHVHVDENTPVHVHIKKLSKTSATNSQKSHKRGMKGDTVNVRRSVRVKTKVPWMPPGKSSARHVGCNWENPPHCLEITPPSSEKLVSVMRLSDLSTEDDDSGHCKMNRYDKKIDSLMNAVGCLKSEVKMQKGERQMAKRFLEERKEELEEVAQELAETEHENTVLRHNIERIKEEKDYTMLQKKHLQQEKECLMSKLVEAEMDGAAAAKQVMALKDTIGKLKSEKQMTCSDINTLTRQKELLLQKLSTFEETNRTLRDLLREQHCKEDSERLMEQQGTLLKRLAEADSEKARLLLLLQDKDKEVEELLQEIQCEKAQAKTASELSKSMETMRGHLQAQLRCKEAENSRLCMQIKNLERSGNQHKAEVEAIMEQLKELKQKGERDKESLKKAIRAQKERAEKSEEYAEQLHVQLADKDLYVAEALSTLESWRSRYNQVVKDKGDLELEIIVLNDRVTDLVNQQQTLEEKMREDRDSLVERLHRQTAEYSAFKLENERLKASFAPMEDKLNQAHIEVQQLKASVKNYEGMIDNYKSQVMKTRLEADEVAAQLERCDKENKILKDEMNKEIEAARRQFQSQLADLQQLPDILKITEAKLAECQDQLQGYERKNIDLTAIISDLRSRIEHQGDKLEMAREKHQASQKENKQLSLKVDELERKLEATSAQNIEFLQVIAKREEAIHQSQLRLEEKTRECGTLARQLESAIEDARRQVEQTKEHAASKERAAQNKILDLETQLSRTKTELSQLRRSRDDADRRYQSRLQDLKDRLEQSESTNRSMQNYVQFLKSSYANVFGDGPYAPYLTSSPIRSRSPPT, encoded by the exons AATCCACCTCACTGCCTGGAGATCACGCCACCATCTTCAGAAAAGCTGGTCTCCGTGATGCGGTTAAGTGACCTCTCTACAGAAGATGACGACTCCGGTCACTGTAAAATGAACCGTTATGATAAGAAGATTGACAGTTTAATGAACGCGGTTGGTTGTCTCAAGTCTGAG GTCAAGATGCAGAAGGGAGAGCGCCAGATGGCCAAAAGGTTCCTGGAGGAGCggaaggaggagctggaggaggtggCCCAAGAGCTGGCCGAGACGGAGCACGAGAACACGGTGCTGCGGCACAACATCGAGCGCATCAAGGAGGAGAAGGACTACACCAT GCTGCAGAAAAAACACCTCCAGCAGGAGAAGGAGTGCCTCATGTCCAAGCTGGTGGAGGCTGAAATGGACGGGGCTGCTGCTGCCAAACAAGTCATGGCCCTGAAGGACACCATCGGGAAACTGAAATCG GAGAAACAGATGACCTGCTCGGACATCAACACCCTAACGAGGCAGAAGGAACTTCTCCTGCAGAAGCTGAGCACATTTGAAGAGACCAACCGCACTCTCCGAGACCTGCTGAGGGAACAACACTGCAAAGAG GATTCCGAAAGACTGATGGAGCAACAAGGGACACTATTGAAACGGCTGGCGGAGGCGGACTCTGAGAAAGCG CGCCTGCTATTACTGCTGCAAGACAAAGACAAGGAGGTGGAAGAGCTCCTCCAGGAAATACAATGTGAGAAG GCTCAAGCAAAGACAGCATCTGAGCTTTCCAAGTCCATGGAGACCATGCGGGGGCATTTGCAAGCACAGCTTCGGTGCAAAGAGGCGGAGAACAGTCGCCTATGTATGCAGATCAAG AACCTGGAGCGCAGCGGGAACCAGCACAAGGCGGAAGTGGAGGCCATCATGGAGCAGCTGAAGGAACTGAAGCAGAAGGGAGAACGAGACAAAGAGTCCTTGAAGAAAGCCATCCGAGCCCAAAAAGAGAGAGCCGAGAAGAGCGAGGAGTATGCTGAGCAGCTGCACGTGCAACTTGCTGACAAG GATCTTTATGTCGCTGAAGCTTTATCCACTCTGGAGTCATGGAGGAGCCGCTATAACCAAGTTGTAAAAGACAAAGGAGACCTTGAGCTGGAAATTATTGTCCTGAACGA CCGGGTGACAGATCTCGTAAACCAACAACAGACCTTGGAGGAGAAGATGCGGGAAGATCGGGACAGCCTGGTGGAGAGACTGCACCGGCAGACCGCCGAGTATTCCGCATTCAAGCTAGAGAACGAGAGGCTAAAG GCTAGCTTCGCCCCAATGGAGGACAAGCTCAACCAGGCGCACATCGAGGTCCAGCAGCTGAAGGCATCGGTTAAGAACTACGAGGGAATGATTGACAACTATAAGAGTCAG GTGATGAAGACCAGACTGGAGGCTGATGAAGTGGCTGCCCAGCTGGAACGCTGTGACAAAGAGAACAAGATCCTTAAAGATGAGATGAACAAAGAGATTGAAGCG GCGCGGAGGCAGTTCCAGTCCCAGCTGGCTGACCTGCAGCAGCTGCCCGATATTCTAAAGATCACAGAGGCTAAGCTGGCTGAGTGCCAGGACCAGCTGCAGGGCTATGAGCGGAAGAACATTGACCTCACAGCCATCATATCAGACCTGCGCAGCCGG ATCGAACACCAGGGGGACAAGCTGGAGATGGCGAGAGAgaaacatcaggcttcccagaaggaaaataaacagcTGAGTCTGAAGGTGGATGAACTGGAGAG GAAACTGGAGGCGACCAGTGCCCAGAATATCGAGTTCCTACAGGTGATTGCCAAGAGGGAGGAGGCAATCCATCAGTCCCAGCTGCGACTGGAGGAGAAAACACGGGAATGTGGGACCCTGGCGAGGCAGTTGGAGAGCGCCATTGAAGAcgccaggaggcag GTGGAACAAACCAAGGAGCATGCAGCCTCCAAGGAGCGAGCAGCCCAGAACAAAATCCTGGACCTTGAGACCCAGCTGAGCAGGACCAAGACCGAGCTCAGCCAGCTGCGGCGGAGCCGGGACGAT GCTGATCGCCGCTACCAGAGCCGCCTACAGGACCTGAAAGACCGCCTGGAGCAGTCGGAGAGCACCAACCGCAGCATGCAGAACTACGTGCAGTTCCTCAAGTCGTCCTACGCCAACGTGTTTGGAGATGGCCCCTACGCCCCCTACCTGACCAGCTCTCCCATCCGCTCCCGGTCTCCTCCCACCTAA
- the ODF2 gene encoding outer dense fiber protein 2 isoform X6 → MKDRSSTPPLHVHVDENTPVHVHIKKLSKTSATNSQKSHKRGMKGDTVNVRRSVRVKTKNPPHCLEITPPSSEKLVSVMRLSDLSTEDDDSGHCKMNRYDKKIDSLMNAVGCLKSEVKMQKGERQMAKRFLEERKEELEEVAQELAETEHENTVLRHNIERIKEEKDYTMLQKKHLQQEKECLMSKLVEAEMDGAAAAKQVMALKDTIGKLKSEKQMTCSDINTLTRQKELLLQKLSTFEETNRTLRDLLREQHCKEDSERLMEQQGTLLKRLAEADSEKARLLLLLQDKDKEVEELLQEIQCEKAQAKTASELSKSMETMRGHLQAQLRCKEAENSRLCMQIKNLERSGNQHKAEVEAIMEQLKELKQKGERDKESLKKAIRAQKERAEKSEEYAEQLHVQLADKDLYVAEALSTLESWRSRYNQVVKDKGDLELEIIVLNDRVTDLVNQQQTLEEKMREDRDSLVERLHRQTAEYSAFKLENERLKASFAPMEDKLNQAHIEVQQLKASVKNYEGMIDNYKSQVMKTRLEADEVAAQLERCDKENKILKDEMNKEIEAARRQFQSQLADLQQLPDILKITEAKLAECQDQLQGYERKNIDLTAIISDLRSRIEHQGDKLEMAREKHQASQKENKQLSLKVDELERKLEATSAQNIEFLQVIAKREEAIHQSQLRLEEKTRECGTLARQLESAIEDARRQVEQTKEHAASKERAAQNKILDLETQLSRTKTELSQLRRSRDDADRRYQSRLQDLKDRLEQSESTNRSMQNYVQFLKSSYANVFGDGPYAPYLTSSPIRSRSPPT, encoded by the exons AATCCACCTCACTGCCTGGAGATCACGCCACCATCTTCAGAAAAGCTGGTCTCCGTGATGCGGTTAAGTGACCTCTCTACAGAAGATGACGACTCCGGTCACTGTAAAATGAACCGTTATGATAAGAAGATTGACAGTTTAATGAACGCGGTTGGTTGTCTCAAGTCTGAG GTCAAGATGCAGAAGGGAGAGCGCCAGATGGCCAAAAGGTTCCTGGAGGAGCggaaggaggagctggaggaggtggCCCAAGAGCTGGCCGAGACGGAGCACGAGAACACGGTGCTGCGGCACAACATCGAGCGCATCAAGGAGGAGAAGGACTACACCAT GCTGCAGAAAAAACACCTCCAGCAGGAGAAGGAGTGCCTCATGTCCAAGCTGGTGGAGGCTGAAATGGACGGGGCTGCTGCTGCCAAACAAGTCATGGCCCTGAAGGACACCATCGGGAAACTGAAATCG GAGAAACAGATGACCTGCTCGGACATCAACACCCTAACGAGGCAGAAGGAACTTCTCCTGCAGAAGCTGAGCACATTTGAAGAGACCAACCGCACTCTCCGAGACCTGCTGAGGGAACAACACTGCAAAGAG GATTCCGAAAGACTGATGGAGCAACAAGGGACACTATTGAAACGGCTGGCGGAGGCGGACTCTGAGAAAGCG CGCCTGCTATTACTGCTGCAAGACAAAGACAAGGAGGTGGAAGAGCTCCTCCAGGAAATACAATGTGAGAAG GCTCAAGCAAAGACAGCATCTGAGCTTTCCAAGTCCATGGAGACCATGCGGGGGCATTTGCAAGCACAGCTTCGGTGCAAAGAGGCGGAGAACAGTCGCCTATGTATGCAGATCAAG AACCTGGAGCGCAGCGGGAACCAGCACAAGGCGGAAGTGGAGGCCATCATGGAGCAGCTGAAGGAACTGAAGCAGAAGGGAGAACGAGACAAAGAGTCCTTGAAGAAAGCCATCCGAGCCCAAAAAGAGAGAGCCGAGAAGAGCGAGGAGTATGCTGAGCAGCTGCACGTGCAACTTGCTGACAAG GATCTTTATGTCGCTGAAGCTTTATCCACTCTGGAGTCATGGAGGAGCCGCTATAACCAAGTTGTAAAAGACAAAGGAGACCTTGAGCTGGAAATTATTGTCCTGAACGA CCGGGTGACAGATCTCGTAAACCAACAACAGACCTTGGAGGAGAAGATGCGGGAAGATCGGGACAGCCTGGTGGAGAGACTGCACCGGCAGACCGCCGAGTATTCCGCATTCAAGCTAGAGAACGAGAGGCTAAAG GCTAGCTTCGCCCCAATGGAGGACAAGCTCAACCAGGCGCACATCGAGGTCCAGCAGCTGAAGGCATCGGTTAAGAACTACGAGGGAATGATTGACAACTATAAGAGTCAG GTGATGAAGACCAGACTGGAGGCTGATGAAGTGGCTGCCCAGCTGGAACGCTGTGACAAAGAGAACAAGATCCTTAAAGATGAGATGAACAAAGAGATTGAAGCG GCGCGGAGGCAGTTCCAGTCCCAGCTGGCTGACCTGCAGCAGCTGCCCGATATTCTAAAGATCACAGAGGCTAAGCTGGCTGAGTGCCAGGACCAGCTGCAGGGCTATGAGCGGAAGAACATTGACCTCACAGCCATCATATCAGACCTGCGCAGCCGG ATCGAACACCAGGGGGACAAGCTGGAGATGGCGAGAGAgaaacatcaggcttcccagaaggaaaataaacagcTGAGTCTGAAGGTGGATGAACTGGAGAG GAAACTGGAGGCGACCAGTGCCCAGAATATCGAGTTCCTACAGGTGATTGCCAAGAGGGAGGAGGCAATCCATCAGTCCCAGCTGCGACTGGAGGAGAAAACACGGGAATGTGGGACCCTGGCGAGGCAGTTGGAGAGCGCCATTGAAGAcgccaggaggcag GTGGAACAAACCAAGGAGCATGCAGCCTCCAAGGAGCGAGCAGCCCAGAACAAAATCCTGGACCTTGAGACCCAGCTGAGCAGGACCAAGACCGAGCTCAGCCAGCTGCGGCGGAGCCGGGACGAT GCTGATCGCCGCTACCAGAGCCGCCTACAGGACCTGAAAGACCGCCTGGAGCAGTCGGAGAGCACCAACCGCAGCATGCAGAACTACGTGCAGTTCCTCAAGTCGTCCTACGCCAACGTGTTTGGAGATGGCCCCTACGCCCCCTACCTGACCAGCTCTCCCATCCGCTCCCGGTCTCCTCCCACCTAA
- the ODF2 gene encoding outer dense fiber protein 2 isoform X7 translates to MKDRSSTPPLHVHVDENTPVHVHIKKLSKTSATNSQKSHKRGMKGDTVNVRRSVRVKTKNPPHCLEITPPSSEKLVSVMRLSDLSTEDDDSGHCKMNRYDKKIDSLMNAVGCLKSEVKMQKGERQMAKRFLEERKEELEEVAQELAETEHENTVLRHNIERIKEEKDYTMLQKKHLQQEKECLMSKLVEAEMDGAAAAKQVMALKDTIGKLKSEKQMTCSDINTLTRQKELLLQKLSTFEETNRTLRDLLREQHCKEDSERLMEQQGTLLKRLAEADSEKARLLLLLQDKDKEVEELLQEIQCEKAQAKTASELSKSMETMRGHLQAQLRCKEAENSRLCMQIKNLERSGNQHKAEVEAIMEQLKELKQKGERDKESLKKAIRAQKERAEKSEEYAEQLHVQLADKDLYVAEALSTLESWRSRYNQVVKDKGDLELEIIVLNDRVTDLVNQQQTLEEKMREDRDSLVERLHRQTAEYSAFKLENERLKASFAPMEDKLNQAHIEVQQLKASVKNYEGMIDNYKSQVMKTRLEADEVAAQLERCDKENKILKDEMNKEIEAARRQFQSQLADLQQLPDILKITEAKLAECQDQLQGYERKNIDLTAIISDLRSRVRDWQKGSHELARAGARLPR, encoded by the exons AATCCACCTCACTGCCTGGAGATCACGCCACCATCTTCAGAAAAGCTGGTCTCCGTGATGCGGTTAAGTGACCTCTCTACAGAAGATGACGACTCCGGTCACTGTAAAATGAACCGTTATGATAAGAAGATTGACAGTTTAATGAACGCGGTTGGTTGTCTCAAGTCTGAG GTCAAGATGCAGAAGGGAGAGCGCCAGATGGCCAAAAGGTTCCTGGAGGAGCggaaggaggagctggaggaggtggCCCAAGAGCTGGCCGAGACGGAGCACGAGAACACGGTGCTGCGGCACAACATCGAGCGCATCAAGGAGGAGAAGGACTACACCAT GCTGCAGAAAAAACACCTCCAGCAGGAGAAGGAGTGCCTCATGTCCAAGCTGGTGGAGGCTGAAATGGACGGGGCTGCTGCTGCCAAACAAGTCATGGCCCTGAAGGACACCATCGGGAAACTGAAATCG GAGAAACAGATGACCTGCTCGGACATCAACACCCTAACGAGGCAGAAGGAACTTCTCCTGCAGAAGCTGAGCACATTTGAAGAGACCAACCGCACTCTCCGAGACCTGCTGAGGGAACAACACTGCAAAGAG GATTCCGAAAGACTGATGGAGCAACAAGGGACACTATTGAAACGGCTGGCGGAGGCGGACTCTGAGAAAGCG CGCCTGCTATTACTGCTGCAAGACAAAGACAAGGAGGTGGAAGAGCTCCTCCAGGAAATACAATGTGAGAAG GCTCAAGCAAAGACAGCATCTGAGCTTTCCAAGTCCATGGAGACCATGCGGGGGCATTTGCAAGCACAGCTTCGGTGCAAAGAGGCGGAGAACAGTCGCCTATGTATGCAGATCAAG AACCTGGAGCGCAGCGGGAACCAGCACAAGGCGGAAGTGGAGGCCATCATGGAGCAGCTGAAGGAACTGAAGCAGAAGGGAGAACGAGACAAAGAGTCCTTGAAGAAAGCCATCCGAGCCCAAAAAGAGAGAGCCGAGAAGAGCGAGGAGTATGCTGAGCAGCTGCACGTGCAACTTGCTGACAAG GATCTTTATGTCGCTGAAGCTTTATCCACTCTGGAGTCATGGAGGAGCCGCTATAACCAAGTTGTAAAAGACAAAGGAGACCTTGAGCTGGAAATTATTGTCCTGAACGA CCGGGTGACAGATCTCGTAAACCAACAACAGACCTTGGAGGAGAAGATGCGGGAAGATCGGGACAGCCTGGTGGAGAGACTGCACCGGCAGACCGCCGAGTATTCCGCATTCAAGCTAGAGAACGAGAGGCTAAAG GCTAGCTTCGCCCCAATGGAGGACAAGCTCAACCAGGCGCACATCGAGGTCCAGCAGCTGAAGGCATCGGTTAAGAACTACGAGGGAATGATTGACAACTATAAGAGTCAG GTGATGAAGACCAGACTGGAGGCTGATGAAGTGGCTGCCCAGCTGGAACGCTGTGACAAAGAGAACAAGATCCTTAAAGATGAGATGAACAAAGAGATTGAAGCG GCGCGGAGGCAGTTCCAGTCCCAGCTGGCTGACCTGCAGCAGCTGCCCGATATTCTAAAGATCACAGAGGCTAAGCTGGCTGAGTGCCAGGACCAGCTGCAGGGCTATGAGCGGAAGAACATTGACCTCACAGCCATCATATCAGACCTGCGCAGCCGGGTAAGGGACTGGCAGAAAGGGTCCCACGAACTGGCCCGAGCAGGGGCCCGCTTACCAAGATGA